A genomic stretch from Herpetosiphon gulosus includes:
- a CDS encoding HNH endonuclease signature motif containing protein — MSNIDIYLQYGISSDIAEDLLSKKLRISTIRKTSIKKLITNFNISENIARFIKIAVVRKKIDENTIYQLLNRNSYICCCCQGYKNKNYIIHHIIEYSKSQDNTYDNLAVLCPSCHDIAHSTHQYSLTMKLTSDQIRKSKYEWELAVEKNKVDKSSMNLDIYDADYINIKRIDELAYKLFNQTNNIQISKYLIDDKIINENGEYIYKNREITINHIESGDLINHYSNIFKHIISYFSPSIVNLDDIINKEIYNKTNYMCYYVGGLYGRSLEGNCTLLHFSRRKYVFNWILDNNYIISNTSAMRMKQRSIYIVYGIIRSVDYDEEKEQHIVDLRPYFIGMPTATINRTPKIRYIHNFIEKDDDR, encoded by the coding sequence ATGTCAAATATTGATATTTATCTACAATATGGAATAAGTAGTGATATAGCCGAAGATTTACTTTCAAAAAAATTACGTATATCAACTATTAGAAAAACTAGTATTAAAAAATTAATCACTAATTTTAATATTAGCGAAAACATCGCTAGATTTATAAAAATTGCTGTAGTAAGAAAAAAGATAGATGAAAATACAATATATCAATTATTAAATAGAAACTCATATATATGTTGTTGCTGTCAAGGATATAAAAATAAAAACTATATTATACATCATATTATAGAGTATTCAAAATCTCAAGATAATACATATGATAATCTTGCAGTACTTTGTCCTTCATGTCATGATATCGCTCATTCAACCCATCAATATAGTCTAACTATGAAATTAACCTCAGATCAAATCAGAAAAAGTAAATATGAATGGGAATTAGCTGTTGAGAAAAACAAAGTTGATAAGTCCTCGATGAATCTCGATATTTATGACGCTGATTACATTAACATTAAAAGAATTGACGAATTAGCATATAAACTATTCAATCAAACAAATAATATTCAAATAAGTAAATATTTAATTGATGACAAAATTATTAATGAAAATGGAGAATATATATATAAAAATAGAGAAATAACAATTAATCATATAGAATCCGGGGATTTAATTAATCATTATTCAAATATATTTAAACATATTATATCTTATTTTTCGCCCAGTATCGTAAATCTTGACGATATAATAAACAAAGAAATATATAATAAAACTAACTATATGTGCTATTATGTCGGAGGTTTATATGGCAGATCATTAGAAGGTAATTGCACATTATTACATTTTTCTAGAAGAAAATATGTATTTAATTGGATATTAGATAATAACTATATAATTTCTAATACATCTGCTATGAGAATGAAACAAAGATCGATATATATCGTATATGGAATAATACGAAGTGTTGATTATGATGAAGAAAAAGAGCAACATATAGTAGATTTACGTCCTTATTTTATAGGGATGCCAACAGCAACTATCAATAGGACTCCAAAAATTCGCTATATACATAACTTTATAGAAAAGGATGATGATAGATGA
- a CDS encoding YihY/virulence factor BrkB family protein — MKEWVTKTAWPLTQRTFKAWTVDDCSRMAASLAYYAVFSIFPLILLLLSILGFWLRLQGDTNTNAEETLVNSLMQVFQTSPQVGVDDSAIRTALTEILKSLSQQAGTNAPIALATTFFAASGIFVQIDKAFDVIWDIQPQQGNFLHTVKSTLIERGKAFALVLVIGLLLISSLILSSVLQALENLSKSFDLPGVGVGWQIFTFATAFAINVLVFFLLFFAMPKPKMRWRDVLPGAILTAALWEIGKIVLSLFLGGNKYTASTTVAAFIALLAWIYYASQIIFFGAEFCRVYTDWNSTKRAKQAPAVALPTPPDLPTTALPPALATAQQKASYAVGGTALGVVLGVVMSIVGTLVAIIQFIQTLRKGKA, encoded by the coding sequence ATGAAAGAATGGGTAACCAAAACCGCTTGGCCGTTGACTCAACGCACCTTTAAAGCCTGGACAGTCGATGATTGTTCGCGCATGGCCGCATCGTTGGCCTATTATGCGGTATTTTCAATCTTCCCGTTGATTTTGCTGTTGCTTTCGATTTTGGGTTTTTGGCTGCGTTTACAAGGCGATACCAACACCAATGCTGAAGAAACCTTGGTTAACTCGTTGATGCAAGTCTTTCAAACCAGCCCGCAAGTTGGAGTTGATGATTCAGCGATTCGTACAGCCCTCACCGAAATTCTGAAAAGCCTCAGCCAACAAGCTGGCACCAATGCCCCGATTGCCTTGGCCACCACCTTTTTTGCCGCCAGCGGGATTTTCGTGCAAATTGATAAAGCCTTTGATGTGATTTGGGATATTCAACCGCAACAAGGCAATTTTTTGCACACCGTCAAAAGTACCTTGATCGAGCGCGGCAAGGCTTTTGCTTTGGTATTGGTGATTGGCTTATTGCTGATTAGCTCGTTGATTCTTTCCTCAGTTTTGCAAGCCTTGGAAAATCTCTCTAAAAGCTTCGATTTGCCTGGAGTTGGGGTTGGCTGGCAAATTTTCACCTTTGCCACGGCCTTTGCAATTAATGTATTGGTGTTCTTTTTATTATTTTTTGCCATGCCCAAGCCCAAAATGCGCTGGCGCGATGTCTTGCCTGGGGCGATTCTGACCGCTGCACTGTGGGAAATTGGCAAAATTGTGCTTTCGCTGTTCCTTGGCGGCAATAAATATACCGCTTCAACCACCGTGGCCGCCTTTATCGCGCTTTTGGCTTGGATCTATTATGCCAGCCAGATTATCTTTTTCGGAGCCGAGTTTTGTCGGGTTTATACCGATTGGAATAGCACCAAACGCGCTAAGCAAGCGCCTGCGGTGGCCTTGCCAACCCCGCCCGATTTACCAACCACAGCCTTGCCGCCAGCCTTGGCTACGGCGCAGCAAAAAGCCAGCTATGCCGTCGGCGGCACAGCCTTGGGCGTGGTTTTAGGGGTAGTGATGAGTATTGTTGGTACGCTAGTTGCGATTATCCAATTTATTCAAACCTTGCGTAAAGGCAAAGCCTAG
- a CDS encoding AI-2E family transporter yields MKQLARVTATILFTIALVVLMWMFSAAVLLFLVSLVIASAVRPFARRLIDRGMSRGAAYGLVYFASFVFFGGLFAVISRGLLSELQRAGDQLLNFYTRVTLTWPQGQEWQQTIAGELPSRQALLDYIAGADGTAVVDSIVGFSSGVFDFLAQLVILLSLSTYWAVDQNRFERLWLSLISAKHRQRARTIWRAVELEVGAYIRSEVAQSSLAGISLGIIFELIGLPYPTLLALWIAIAWLVPWVGVLLALIPAVAVGLLVNIPVALLAGLSTIAVFAFLQIWVEPRLYGANRVSPVLVVLILMVMAQAFGILGMLIAPPLAATIQILGRELWFSKSPEEQLADNYRNQLHALRERLATIERDEVTAEVAATAQHQSYIRQIEALMDQTQAALGSAGMLNRE; encoded by the coding sequence ATGAAACAGCTTGCCCGAGTTACCGCAACCATCCTGTTTACGATTGCGCTTGTGGTATTAATGTGGATGTTCAGCGCTGCGGTGTTGCTGTTTTTGGTGTCGCTGGTGATTGCCTCAGCCGTGCGGCCCTTTGCTCGACGCTTGATCGATCGGGGAATGAGTCGTGGGGCGGCCTATGGCTTGGTTTATTTTGCTAGCTTTGTGTTTTTTGGCGGCTTGTTTGCAGTGATCAGCCGTGGCTTGCTGAGCGAATTACAGCGAGCAGGCGACCAATTATTGAATTTTTATACTCGGGTTACCCTGACATGGCCCCAAGGCCAAGAATGGCAACAAACGATTGCTGGTGAATTGCCTTCACGCCAAGCGTTGCTCGATTATATTGCAGGCGCTGATGGTACAGCGGTTGTTGATAGCATTGTGGGGTTTAGCAGCGGCGTATTCGATTTTCTAGCGCAGTTAGTGATTTTGCTCTCGCTGAGCACCTATTGGGCGGTTGATCAAAATCGCTTTGAGCGTTTATGGCTTTCGTTGATCAGTGCCAAACATCGCCAACGCGCTCGCACGATTTGGCGGGCGGTTGAGCTAGAAGTTGGGGCCTATATTCGCAGCGAAGTGGCCCAAAGCTCGTTGGCGGGCATAAGTTTGGGGATTATTTTTGAATTGATTGGCTTGCCCTACCCAACGCTTTTGGCCTTATGGATTGCCATTGCTTGGCTTGTGCCGTGGGTTGGGGTATTGTTGGCCTTGATTCCAGCGGTAGCCGTAGGTTTGTTGGTCAACATCCCTGTGGCGCTATTAGCAGGGTTATCCACAATCGCCGTATTTGCCTTTTTGCAAATTTGGGTCGAGCCACGCTTGTATGGGGCTAATCGGGTCAGTCCAGTTTTAGTGGTGCTCATATTAATGGTGATGGCCCAAGCCTTTGGGATTTTGGGCATGTTGATTGCCCCACCCTTAGCAGCCACCATTCAAATTTTGGGCCGCGAACTGTGGTTTAGCAAATCACCTGAGGAGCAATTGGCAGATAATTATCGCAACCAGCTGCATGCCCTCCGCGAACGGCTAGCCACAATTGAGCGTGATGAAGTAACCGCAGAAGTCGCTGCGACCGCCCAACATCAATCGTATATTCGCCAAATTGAGGCACTAATGGATCAGACCCAAGCCGCGTTGGGCAGTGCAGGGATGCTCAATCGTGAGTAA
- a CDS encoding AI-2E family transporter codes for MDELSLTLARWTTRRVMTATLVVLAIIGLAFVIVNFYSVFVVAFIAFVLSTAIRPLVQLLQRLKISPQLGVIIAYLLLLALLVGIVVLMAPLITEQITAITAKIPEYYHDARQFLISSRSSFIRNLAARLPVDAPISLSGVAPNETNQQQTDVAVSQLVTVLENAGISLFVLIATLLLGFYWTLDGDRVLRTLLQLVGAEKRENWRLLIAEIQAKMGAFIRGQIILDLSIGALSTAAYLLIGIDYAIVLGILAGLLETIPILGPVLGAVPPLLITLAQGDTTAFIWVIVATIVIQQIEGTFLVPKVMDRTVGVNAVLTLVAFAAFSATLGLAGGILAVPLAAIVQIIFSRLVFNQAETSTNVTRRDRFGVLHYESQQLLQALQRHNRADETEDEASIVFDDQLEHVVVDLDGMLAAINSSEEVAA; via the coding sequence ATGGACGAGCTTTCGTTGACTCTTGCTCGTTGGACAACTCGTCGTGTCATGACCGCCACTTTAGTCGTCCTCGCGATCATCGGCCTTGCTTTTGTGATTGTTAATTTTTATAGTGTGTTTGTTGTAGCATTTATCGCGTTTGTGCTGAGCACCGCAATTCGCCCATTGGTGCAGTTGTTGCAACGGCTCAAAATCTCGCCCCAATTGGGGGTGATTATTGCCTACCTACTGTTATTGGCGCTGCTGGTGGGCATTGTGGTATTGATGGCTCCGCTGATTACCGAGCAAATTACGGCAATTACCGCTAAAATTCCTGAGTATTATCACGATGCCCGCCAATTTTTGATCTCATCGCGCAGTAGTTTTATTCGCAATTTAGCGGCGCGACTACCAGTCGATGCACCGATTTCGCTCTCTGGCGTTGCTCCCAATGAAACCAATCAGCAACAAACCGATGTGGCGGTGAGCCAACTCGTCACGGTTTTAGAAAATGCTGGTATCAGTTTATTTGTGTTGATTGCCACCTTGCTGCTCGGTTTTTATTGGACACTTGATGGCGATCGAGTGCTGAGAACCTTGCTCCAACTAGTTGGAGCAGAAAAGCGTGAGAATTGGCGTTTGCTAATTGCTGAAATTCAGGCCAAAATGGGCGCATTTATTCGCGGCCAAATCATCCTTGATCTCTCGATTGGGGCACTTTCAACTGCCGCCTACTTGCTGATTGGCATCGATTATGCGATTGTACTGGGCATTTTGGCTGGCCTGCTCGAAACCATCCCGATTCTTGGGCCAGTGCTTGGGGCCGTGCCACCCTTGCTGATTACACTGGCGCAAGGTGATACGACGGCCTTTATTTGGGTGATTGTGGCAACTATAGTGATTCAACAAATTGAAGGCACATTCTTAGTGCCCAAGGTGATGGATCGGACGGTTGGGGTGAATGCAGTGCTCACGCTGGTGGCATTTGCGGCGTTTAGTGCGACCTTGGGCTTAGCTGGGGGGATTTTGGCTGTGCCATTGGCGGCAATTGTGCAAATTATCTTCAGCCGCCTAGTGTTTAATCAAGCTGAAACCAGCACCAATGTGACCCGCCGCGATCGCTTTGGCGTGCTGCATTATGAATCTCAGCAATTGCTCCAAGCCTTACAACGCCATAATCGTGCCGATGAAACCGAAGATGAAGCAAGTATTGTGTTTGACGATCAGCTTGAGCATGTGGTCGTCGATTTGGATGGCATGTTGGCAGCGATCAATAGCAGCGAGGAAGTAGCGGCATGA
- a CDS encoding response regulator transcription factor — protein sequence MSQPQAAARILVVEDEKEIAGYLRRGLAFEGFTVEVAHDGPTGIAAARERPADLVILDIMLPGMDGFEVCRRLRAGSDVPIIMLTAKETVPDRVMGLESGADDYLIKPFAFEELLARIRALLRRHVARTEGPVVLQVNGLEMNTASREVTIAGRAVQLTAKEYELLELFMRHPGQVLTRDVIYDRVWGYDFGGESNIIEVYVRYLRQKLEESGEGRMLHTVRGAGYILREQPYGER from the coding sequence ATGAGCCAACCGCAAGCTGCTGCACGAATTTTGGTTGTTGAAGATGAAAAAGAAATTGCTGGCTATTTGCGGCGTGGTTTGGCCTTCGAAGGTTTTACAGTTGAGGTTGCCCACGATGGGCCAACTGGGATTGCCGCTGCCCGTGAGCGACCCGCCGATCTGGTGATTCTCGATATTATGTTGCCGGGCATGGATGGCTTTGAGGTTTGTCGGCGGCTGCGAGCTGGCAGCGATGTGCCAATTATTATGTTGACGGCCAAAGAAACGGTGCCCGATCGGGTGATGGGCTTGGAAAGCGGCGCAGATGATTATCTAATCAAACCATTTGCCTTTGAAGAATTGCTGGCGCGGATTCGCGCCTTGCTGCGTCGCCATGTAGCCCGAACCGAAGGCCCAGTTGTGCTACAAGTCAATGGCTTGGAGATGAACACGGCTTCGCGCGAGGTCACGATTGCTGGCCGTGCTGTCCAACTAACTGCCAAAGAATACGAATTGCTCGAATTATTTATGCGCCATCCAGGCCAAGTGCTGACCCGTGATGTGATTTATGATCGGGTTTGGGGCTATGATTTCGGTGGCGAATCAAATATCATTGAGGTCTATGTGCGCTATCTGCGCCAAAAACTCGAAGAATCGGGCGAAGGCCGTATGCTCCACACCGTGCGCGGAGCTGGCTACATTTTACGTGAACAACCCTACGGTGAACGATGA
- a CDS encoding HAMP domain-containing sensor histidine kinase — protein MTLRYRLTFISVAFMTLGLLILGLTLYSAERAILLNGVRDDLVRATNQIQSQYAEAKKPLERYFSGTSVSLLPVPNEDFEGSPISVAVYYPNGVRLASTPSFMGEGPTLDSTELASALEKNSVISTKPSSYGRTMQVVSPLTFDHTVVGVLVASQSLRTVDRALDTLSLVFLIAGSLTVVLMFLGISQITKRGLRPIDMIANTAEQIVRAEDLSRRIAVANPHDELGRLATITNDLLARMEGLFNTQKRLTADVSHELRTPLAAMRGNLEVLRRGAMRNPELLNESLSDLEREVARLNRLVNDLLFLAQTEAGVQMRSEPVELDTLILEVFRELRPLAEHVKLQIGSEDQATVIGDRDRLKQAMLNLAYNAIQHTPEGGAVTLSLERVGREVALRVQDTGEGIPPDILPNIFQRFYRADKSRVRKGGGAGIGLAIVKWITDAHRGTIEVRSNVGEGSLFTLWLPLAPATDRLITGQLRESPSQPLPIVK, from the coding sequence ATGACCCTACGCTATCGGTTAACCTTCATTTCAGTTGCCTTTATGACCCTTGGATTATTAATTCTGGGGTTAACGCTCTATTCGGCGGAACGGGCGATTTTGCTCAACGGTGTGCGCGATGATTTGGTGCGGGCTACCAACCAAATTCAGAGCCAATATGCCGAGGCCAAAAAACCACTTGAGCGCTATTTTAGCGGCACAAGCGTTTCGTTGTTGCCAGTGCCCAACGAAGATTTTGAAGGTTCGCCGATTTCGGTGGCGGTGTATTATCCCAATGGTGTACGTTTGGCTTCAACGCCTTCGTTTATGGGCGAAGGCCCGACCCTCGATAGCACCGAGTTAGCCTCGGCACTAGAGAAAAATTCAGTTATTAGCACCAAACCCTCATCATATGGCCGCACGATGCAGGTGGTGTCGCCTTTGACTTTTGATCACACAGTGGTTGGGGTCTTGGTGGCCAGCCAATCGTTGCGCACGGTTGATCGGGCCTTGGATACGTTGTCGTTAGTGTTTTTGATTGCTGGCTCGCTCACGGTGGTGCTGATGTTTTTGGGCATTAGCCAAATCACTAAGCGCGGTTTACGCCCAATTGATATGATCGCCAACACCGCTGAGCAAATTGTCCGGGCCGAAGATTTGAGCCGTCGCATCGCCGTGGCCAACCCCCACGATGAGCTTGGGCGGCTAGCCACGATCACCAACGATTTGTTGGCGCGGATGGAAGGCTTGTTCAACACGCAAAAACGCTTGACCGCCGATGTTTCGCACGAATTGCGCACCCCCCTAGCGGCAATGCGCGGTAACCTTGAGGTGCTACGACGTGGAGCCATGCGCAACCCCGAATTGCTCAACGAATCGCTGAGCGACTTAGAACGTGAAGTTGCAAGGCTCAATCGTTTAGTCAACGACCTGCTGTTTTTGGCCCAAACCGAGGCTGGCGTGCAAATGCGCAGCGAACCAGTTGAGCTTGATACCTTGATTTTGGAAGTGTTCCGCGAATTGCGTCCACTGGCCGAGCATGTCAAACTGCAAATCGGCAGCGAAGATCAAGCAACCGTGATCGGTGATCGCGATCGGCTCAAGCAGGCAATGCTCAATTTGGCCTATAACGCGATTCAGCATACGCCTGAAGGCGGCGCAGTAACCCTCAGTTTGGAGCGCGTTGGGCGCGAAGTGGCTTTACGGGTGCAAGATACTGGCGAGGGTATTCCACCCGATATTCTGCCCAATATTTTCCAACGTTTCTATCGCGCCGACAAATCGCGGGTGCGCAAAGGCGGCGGGGCTGGCATTGGCCTCGCGATCGTTAAATGGATTACTGATGCCCATCGCGGCACAATCGAAGTGCGTTCGAATGTTGGCGAAGGCAGCCTTTTCACCTTGTGGTTACCACTCGCGCCCGCCACCGACCGCTTGATTACTGGGCAATTGCGTGAATCGCCCTCGCAACCATTGCCAATTGTTAAGTAA
- the metG gene encoding methionine--tRNA ligase: protein MSKNILVAVAWPYASGARHLGHVAGFGVPSDVFARYQRLVGNNVLMVSGTDDHGTPITVRADREGKTPREVTDFYNAEIRNNLRDLGLSYDLFTRTSTENHYQITQAFFTRLQEKGYIFSQEMIGTYSEADKRFLPDRYVEGTCPHCGYTKARGDQCDNCGKQLDPVDLIEPRSTLSGATPVFKPTTHFFLNLPAFVERLREWIESQNHWRPNVKRFSLGLLEEVPARAITRDLTWGVPIPVEGEEFDSKRIYVWFDAVIGYLSAAVEWSIKVGRPEAWRDWWLNSEARHYYFMGKDNIVFHSVIWPAMLIGHGELELPYEVVSSEFLTLAGGEKISSSRAEGNSIPFVGEFLAQYDPDPLRYFLVIAGPETSDTEWSLGEFIRRNNEELVATWGNLVNRVLSITHKNFGHVPTPQVLTAEDEAALATVRAAFETVGKELEQAHFKAALIATMAAARSVNEYLASQEPWKVLKIDRERGGTILYVALQAINNLRTLFTPFLPFTSQKLHELLGNEGYLAGPLLFEERQENQHSHEVLTCEPSTWIGRWEWSDLPAGRELAAPNVLFKKLELPTE from the coding sequence ATGTCAAAAAATATTTTAGTGGCGGTTGCCTGGCCCTATGCTTCAGGCGCTCGGCACCTTGGCCATGTTGCAGGTTTTGGCGTGCCGAGCGATGTATTTGCTCGCTATCAACGCTTGGTTGGAAACAATGTGCTGATGGTCAGCGGCACTGACGATCATGGTACGCCGATCACTGTGCGAGCTGATCGTGAGGGCAAAACGCCACGCGAAGTAACCGATTTCTACAACGCCGAAATTCGCAACAATTTGCGTGATTTGGGCTTGTCGTATGATTTGTTTACTCGCACCTCAACCGAAAACCATTACCAAATAACCCAAGCGTTTTTCACTCGCTTGCAAGAAAAAGGCTATATTTTTTCCCAAGAAATGATTGGAACCTACAGCGAAGCCGACAAACGCTTTTTGCCCGATCGCTACGTTGAAGGCACTTGCCCACACTGTGGCTATACCAAAGCCCGTGGTGATCAGTGCGATAACTGTGGTAAGCAGCTTGATCCAGTTGATTTGATCGAGCCACGTTCGACGCTGAGCGGCGCAACACCTGTGTTTAAGCCAACGACCCACTTTTTCTTAAATTTGCCAGCCTTTGTTGAACGCTTGCGCGAATGGATCGAAAGCCAGAATCATTGGCGGCCAAATGTTAAACGCTTTTCGTTGGGCTTGCTGGAAGAAGTGCCAGCCCGCGCGATCACCCGCGACCTGACGTGGGGCGTGCCAATTCCGGTTGAAGGCGAAGAATTCGATAGCAAGCGGATTTACGTCTGGTTTGATGCGGTGATTGGCTATCTTTCGGCGGCAGTTGAATGGTCGATCAAGGTGGGGCGGCCTGAGGCTTGGCGCGATTGGTGGCTCAACTCCGAAGCTCGTCACTACTATTTCATGGGCAAAGATAATATTGTGTTTCATAGCGTGATCTGGCCGGCCATGCTGATTGGCCATGGCGAACTCGAATTGCCCTATGAAGTTGTTAGCAGCGAATTTTTGACCTTGGCAGGCGGCGAGAAAATCTCATCATCACGCGCCGAAGGCAATAGCATCCCATTTGTGGGTGAATTTTTGGCCCAGTATGATCCTGATCCGTTGCGCTATTTCTTGGTGATTGCTGGCCCTGAAACCTCGGATACCGAGTGGTCGTTGGGTGAATTTATTCGGCGCAATAACGAAGAATTGGTGGCAACTTGGGGCAATTTGGTCAATCGGGTGCTTTCAATTACCCACAAAAATTTTGGCCATGTGCCCACACCGCAAGTCCTGACCGCCGAAGATGAAGCCGCCTTGGCAACCGTTCGGGCAGCTTTTGAAACGGTAGGCAAAGAATTAGAGCAAGCCCATTTCAAAGCCGCCTTGATCGCGACCATGGCAGCGGCGCGGTCGGTCAACGAATATTTGGCTAGCCAAGAACCATGGAAAGTGCTCAAAATTGATCGTGAACGCGGTGGTACAATTTTGTATGTTGCCTTGCAAGCGATTAACAATTTACGCACCTTGTTCACGCCATTTTTGCCCTTCACCAGCCAAAAATTGCATGAGCTTTTGGGCAACGAAGGCTATTTGGCCGGACCATTGCTGTTTGAAGAACGCCAAGAAAACCAACATAGCCACGAAGTGCTAACCTGCGAACCAAGCACCTGGATTGGCCGCTGGGAATGGAGCGATCTGCCAGCAGGCCGCGAGTTGGCCGCGCCAAACGTGCTATTCAAAAAGCTCGAATTACCAACCGAGTAG
- a CDS encoding NAD(P)/FAD-dependent oxidoreductase, which translates to MKTIAVIGAGFAGLSAAYDLACAGHKVTVYEAAPQVGGLAAGFQAEGWDWSLEKFYHHIFGSDKALLDFIKEIRADDLLFFNSPVSGQWDAQRGSIEIGGIIPLLTYPHLSVFNRLRNATGGAWLKFLAIIDRWQHLEQTTAERYIQKLMGKPAYEAMWKPVLEGKFGPYTPEVNAAWFWARIASRTFKLGYFRGGFQALGERMAEAVRQKGGTIRLNSPVQELRKIEQGWLVISNDQAIYDQVLSTTSPGLLKRMTPDLPTSYTAKLDQLKSIGAVVLTVALKQSLTNGMYWMNMDKKHFPFLALVEHTQMIDRRHYGGQHLVYLGDYLEPSHEYFQLSKEELLERFIPSLIKVNPQFKPDWVEGVWLHREAYAQPIVPVNHSQSIPALKTPLEDLWWASMSQVYPWDRGTNFAVEIGRRAAKEMLSK; encoded by the coding sequence TTGAAAACAATTGCAGTAATTGGGGCAGGCTTCGCCGGATTAAGCGCCGCCTATGATTTGGCTTGTGCTGGTCACAAGGTCACCGTATATGAGGCTGCACCCCAAGTTGGTGGCTTAGCTGCGGGCTTTCAGGCTGAAGGCTGGGATTGGTCGCTGGAAAAGTTCTATCATCATATTTTTGGCTCGGATAAGGCGCTGCTAGATTTTATTAAAGAAATTCGCGCCGATGATTTGCTCTTTTTCAACAGTCCAGTTTCAGGTCAATGGGATGCTCAGCGTGGCTCGATTGAAATTGGTGGGATCATTCCGCTCTTGACCTATCCCCACCTCTCAGTATTCAACCGTTTGCGTAATGCTACTGGCGGGGCTTGGCTTAAATTTTTGGCGATTATTGATCGCTGGCAACACCTCGAACAAACCACCGCCGAGCGCTACATTCAAAAGCTCATGGGCAAGCCCGCCTACGAAGCCATGTGGAAACCTGTGCTTGAAGGCAAGTTTGGGCCATACACACCCGAAGTTAATGCAGCCTGGTTTTGGGCACGGATCGCCTCGCGTACCTTCAAACTCGGCTATTTTCGCGGCGGCTTTCAAGCCTTGGGCGAACGTATGGCCGAGGCGGTGCGTCAAAAGGGCGGCACAATTCGCTTGAATAGCCCTGTTCAAGAACTACGCAAAATTGAACAAGGCTGGCTGGTGATCAGCAACGATCAAGCGATCTATGATCAAGTGCTTTCGACTACTTCGCCTGGTTTGCTCAAACGCATGACTCCCGATCTGCCCACTAGCTACACCGCTAAGCTTGATCAACTAAAATCGATTGGAGCGGTGGTGTTGACGGTAGCACTCAAACAATCGCTGACTAACGGTATGTATTGGATGAACATGGACAAAAAGCATTTTCCCTTTTTGGCCTTGGTTGAGCATACCCAGATGATCGATCGTCGTCATTATGGCGGCCAGCATTTGGTCTATCTTGGCGATTATCTGGAGCCATCGCACGAGTATTTTCAATTGAGCAAAGAAGAATTGCTCGAACGCTTTATTCCTTCATTGATCAAGGTCAATCCTCAATTCAAGCCGGATTGGGTCGAAGGGGTTTGGTTGCATCGCGAAGCCTATGCTCAGCCAATTGTGCCAGTCAACCATAGCCAATCGATTCCAGCTTTGAAAACGCCGCTCGAAGATTTATGGTGGGCGAGTATGAGCCAAGTCTACCCATGGGATCGCGGCACGAATTTCGCGGTGGAAATTGGCCGTCGCGCTGCCAAAGAGATGTTGTCTAAGTAG